From Leptolyngbya sp. 'hensonii', the proteins below share one genomic window:
- a CDS encoding transposase: TYCNLMGSTDGLTFEAFISQKLVPKLWKGACVILDNCSIHLGEDVRNLIEDAGAKLIFLPPYSPDFSPIENCFSKIKSILRSIKARSYPELAKAIDEAFSQVSSSDLRNWFSHCCYCASPA; the protein is encoded by the coding sequence GACTTACTGCAATCTCATGGGGTCAACTGATGGACTGACCTTTGAAGCCTTTATTTCCCAGAAACTTGTGCCTAAGTTATGGAAAGGTGCCTGTGTCATCCTGGATAACTGCTCTATTCATCTGGGTGAAGACGTTAGAAATTTGATTGAGGATGCAGGAGCCAAGCTAATTTTCCTACCCCCTTACTCACCAGACTTTTCGCCTATCGAGAATTGCTTTTCAAAGATTAAGAGCATTCTGCGTTCGATTAAGGCACGCAGTTATCCAGAACTTGCCAAAGCTATTGATGAAGCTTTCTCCCAGGTGTCATCGAGCGACTTAAGGAACTGGTTCTCTCATTGCTGTTACTGTGCCTCACCAGCATAA
- a CDS encoding response regulator transcription factor yields MSTGTLEQLPRVLVIEPDESLAQNVYLDLKESGYDAVLAHDANSGISQVREVQPALIVIDRMLTGDSGLRLCNQLRSMGTRVPMLLLMSRDTVEDRVACLEAGADDYFLKPYRTDEFLNLIRLYLQPDPEGTQQLRFGDLVLDLSTRQAFRSERAIELTMKEFELLKYSVFYAGEAQ; encoded by the coding sequence ATGAGTACAGGAACTCTCGAACAACTGCCCCGAGTTCTGGTGATCGAGCCGGACGAGTCGCTGGCTCAAAATGTCTATCTGGATCTGAAGGAGTCAGGCTACGATGCGGTACTGGCTCATGATGCCAATAGTGGGATTTCCCAGGTCCGTGAGGTGCAACCGGCGTTGATTGTGATCGATCGGATGCTGACCGGAGATTCTGGCCTCCGGTTATGCAATCAGCTCCGCAGTATGGGCACGCGGGTTCCCATGTTGTTGTTGATGTCACGAGACACGGTCGAGGATCGAGTTGCCTGTCTGGAAGCCGGTGCCGATGACTACTTCCTGAAGCCTTATCGGACGGACGAGTTCCTCAATCTGATTCGCCTGTATCTGCAACCCGATCCAGAGGGGACCCAACAGCTTCGGTTTGGTGATCTGGTGTTGGATCTTTCCACCCGGCAGGCGTTTCGGAGTGAGCGCGCGATCGAACTGACGATGAAAGAGTTTGAGTTGCTCAAATACAGCGTTTTTTATGCTGGTGAGGCACAGTAA
- a CDS encoding NAD(+) kinase encodes MPKAGIIYNDIKPAACRAAKELEQKLTHAGWEVCLTTGIGGILGCSGPEGPVCHTSIEYLVPSGFDQDMTFAVALGGDGTVLAAFRQIAPAGIPILAINTGHMGFLTETYLNQLPQAIEKVMAGHYEIEERVMLSVQIFRENTLLWEALCLNEMVIHREPLTSMCHFEIQIGRHATVDIAADGLIVCTPTGSTAYSLSAGGPVIAPGVPVMQLVPICPHSLASRALVFPDQESVMIFPANPTRLVVTVDGNAACFVLPDDYVLIRKSGYSARFIRLRPPEFFHLLREKLGWGLPHIAKPTSVELP; translated from the coding sequence GTGCCTAAAGCTGGCATTATTTACAACGATATTAAGCCTGCCGCATGTCGCGCTGCTAAGGAACTGGAGCAAAAGTTGACCCATGCTGGTTGGGAAGTCTGCCTGACCACAGGGATTGGTGGCATCCTGGGCTGTTCTGGGCCTGAAGGGCCTGTCTGTCATACCTCGATCGAGTATCTGGTTCCGTCGGGGTTTGATCAGGATATGACTTTTGCGGTAGCTCTAGGCGGAGACGGTACTGTGCTGGCTGCTTTTCGGCAGATCGCTCCGGCTGGGATACCGATACTAGCGATCAATACGGGGCACATGGGTTTTTTGACAGAAACCTATTTGAATCAGCTTCCCCAAGCGATTGAAAAGGTCATGGCCGGTCATTACGAGATTGAGGAACGGGTCATGTTATCCGTTCAGATTTTTCGGGAGAATACCCTGCTCTGGGAAGCCCTCTGTCTGAATGAGATGGTGATTCATCGGGAGCCCCTGACCAGCATGTGCCACTTTGAAATTCAAATTGGCCGCCATGCCACGGTGGATATTGCTGCCGATGGGCTGATCGTCTGTACCCCAACAGGCTCAACTGCCTATTCCCTTTCTGCGGGTGGCCCGGTGATTGCTCCGGGCGTGCCCGTGATGCAGCTTGTCCCGATCTGCCCCCACTCTCTGGCGTCCCGGGCGCTGGTCTTTCCAGATCAGGAATCGGTGATGATTTTTCCAGCCAATCCGACCCGGTTGGTGGTGACCGTAGATGGCAATGCAGCCTGCTTTGTGCTTCCAGATGATTATGTGCTGATTCGAAAGTCAGGATACTCAGCCCGGTTTATTCGGCTGCGGCCCCCAGAATTTTTCCATCTTCTGCGGGAGAAATTGGGTTGGGGGCTACCCCATATTGCCAAGCCTACGTCAGTAGAATTGCCCTAA
- a CDS encoding SDR family oxidoreductase has product MSLLVVGATGTLGRQVTRRALDEGYQVRCLVRSLKKAAFLKEWGAELIRGDLCEPESLPPALAGISAVIDAATARPTDSLSIKQVDWEGQVNLIQAAKTAGVERFVFFSILDAEKFPEVPLMEVKRCTEVFLAESGLNYTILRPCGFLQGLISQYAIPILERQAVWVMGETSPIAYMDTQDIAKFAVRALSVPATAGKSFPVVGSRAWSSYEIIRLCERLSGQEAKITRMPINLLRTVRRTARFFKWTWNVADRLAFTEVLATGNPLNAPMEEVYQVFGLNPQETTTLEAYLQDYFARILKKLKELDYEQSAKKQSKKKFPF; this is encoded by the coding sequence ATGAGTTTATTAGTTGTGGGTGCCACTGGTACCCTCGGAAGACAGGTGACACGACGTGCCCTGGATGAGGGTTATCAAGTTCGTTGCCTGGTTAGAAGCCTTAAGAAAGCAGCTTTTTTGAAAGAGTGGGGGGCTGAGCTGATTCGGGGAGACCTGTGTGAGCCAGAAAGTTTACCCCCTGCTCTGGCCGGGATTAGTGCTGTGATTGATGCCGCAACGGCCCGTCCGACGGATTCCCTCAGCATTAAGCAGGTGGATTGGGAAGGCCAAGTCAATTTGATTCAAGCAGCCAAGACTGCTGGTGTCGAACGATTTGTCTTCTTTTCGATTCTGGATGCTGAGAAGTTTCCGGAGGTTCCCTTGATGGAAGTCAAGCGCTGTACAGAAGTCTTCCTGGCAGAATCTGGTCTGAATTACACGATCCTGCGCCCCTGTGGCTTTTTACAGGGGTTAATCAGTCAGTATGCCATTCCGATTCTGGAGCGGCAGGCGGTCTGGGTGATGGGTGAAACCTCTCCGATCGCCTATATGGATACCCAGGATATCGCCAAGTTTGCAGTGCGGGCGCTCTCCGTTCCTGCGACCGCAGGGAAGTCCTTCCCGGTTGTCGGTTCTCGGGCCTGGAGTAGCTATGAGATTATTCGCCTGTGCGAACGACTCTCAGGTCAGGAAGCGAAAATCACCCGGATGCCGATTAACCTGTTGCGAACAGTTCGGCGAACGGCCCGCTTTTTTAAATGGACCTGGAATGTGGCCGATCGTCTAGCCTTTACGGAGGTTTTGGCAACGGGTAACCCCCTCAATGCCCCCATGGAAGAGGTTTACCAGGTTTTCGGCCTGAATCCGCAAGAAACAACTACGCTGGAAGCTTATCTGCAGGATTACTTTGCCCGTATTCTTAAGAAATTGAAGGAACTGGACTACGAACAATCTGCTAAAAAGCAGTCGAAGAAAAAGTTTCCCTTCTAG
- a CDS encoding PetM family cytochrome b6-f complex subunit 7: MSEMMSAAILSSTLILVGLGMGFVLLKIQGGEE, encoded by the coding sequence ATGAGCGAAATGATGTCTGCAGCTATTCTGTCATCCACCCTGATTCTGGTTGGCCTGGGCATGGGGTTTGTGTTGCTGAAGATTCAAGGCGGCGAAGAGTAA
- the pdxA gene encoding 4-hydroxythreonine-4-phosphate dehydrogenase PdxA — translation MPEISPSSPHLAVTLGDPAGIGPEVILKALADRDLWASCTLTVVGSRRLLEASYQRLHQAPHLSAPIVDPAQLSILDIELDSSIVQAILPGQGNAASGEASFIYLMTAIQQTLAGQFDGIVTGPISKAAWTAAGHPYPGQTELLAEQAGVTRYGMLFVARSPHTGLTLRTLLATTHIPLCQVPGMLGPELLSTKLNLLLDCLERDFGLTRPSIAIAGLNPHSGEQGQLGREEQDWLIPWLQDTRLRLPHLILDGPIPPDTLWVKPGQAWYGPHAPLAHDAYLALYHDQGLIPVKLLAFDRAVNTSIGLPFIRTSPDHGTAFDIVDRGIADATSLRAAIQFAIEISNKRKRSL, via the coding sequence ATGCCGGAGATATCCCCATCCTCCCCTCACCTGGCCGTTACCCTGGGCGATCCTGCCGGAATTGGCCCAGAAGTGATTCTGAAAGCCCTGGCCGATCGTGACCTGTGGGCTAGCTGCACTCTCACTGTTGTCGGAAGTCGTCGCCTCCTGGAAGCCTCTTACCAGCGGTTGCACCAAGCCCCCCATCTCTCTGCCCCGATCGTCGATCCGGCACAACTCTCGATTTTGGATATCGAATTAGATTCATCTATCGTTCAGGCGATCTTGCCTGGTCAGGGGAATGCCGCCAGTGGCGAGGCCAGTTTCATCTACCTGATGACCGCGATTCAGCAAACCCTGGCCGGGCAATTCGATGGTATTGTCACAGGACCAATTTCCAAAGCAGCCTGGACTGCCGCCGGTCATCCCTATCCGGGTCAAACAGAACTATTGGCAGAGCAGGCCGGGGTGACGCGATATGGCATGCTCTTCGTGGCTCGATCGCCGCACACAGGCTTGACCTTGAGGACCTTGCTGGCCACCACCCATATTCCCCTGTGCCAGGTCCCTGGTATGTTGGGTCCAGAATTGCTCAGTACCAAGCTGAACCTGCTGCTAGATTGCCTGGAGCGGGACTTTGGTTTGACCCGTCCCAGCATCGCCATTGCTGGATTAAATCCCCACAGCGGTGAACAGGGTCAGTTAGGCCGGGAGGAACAGGATTGGCTCATCCCCTGGCTCCAGGACACCCGATTGCGCCTCCCCCACCTGATCCTGGATGGCCCTATCCCACCAGATACTCTCTGGGTCAAGCCCGGCCAGGCTTGGTATGGACCGCATGCCCCCCTTGCCCATGATGCCTACCTCGCCCTATACCACGATCAGGGGCTCATCCCGGTGAAGCTCCTCGCTTTCGATCGAGCGGTCAATACCTCGATTGGATTACCGTTTATCCGTACCTCTCCTGATCATGGAACGGCTTTCGATATCGTCGATCGGGGAATTGCCGATGCAACCAGCTTGCGAGCCGCAATTCAATTTGCGATTGAGATCTCGAATAAGCGGAAGCGGTCTCTGTAA